The genomic DNA GACGACTGAGTCCCCGATCCCGATACACTCCCTCCCTCACCGCTCGTCGAGGAGCGGGAACCGTCCGAGTCGAGCCGCCGCCATCCGGGCGATGCCCCGCCCGAGCGGCTTCCCTGTTACGGCGTGGCGATAGGCCTCGGCCTGGCCTGGTCCGTCGGCGGCCGGAACGAGGCGGACCGTCGTTCCCTCTGGTCCGACCGTCAGCAGGAGCCACGCCTGCGGGAACGAGCAGGTGGCCGGGGCCAGCAGTTCCGTCGTCGGGCCGTGTCGCGCCACCGCAGGGACGTGGTGGTGGCCGGTCACCGCCAGTGGCACGTCGTGGCTCGCCAGTAACTCACGGACCGCAGGCCCGTCGCGCACCGGGAACCCGGACCACTTCCCGCCGGGGTTCTCCGGCAGCGGTGCGAGGTTGTGGTGAGCGAGCAGGACCGGCGTCTCGATATCGGGCAGCCGTGCTGCCAGCCACTCCCGCTGCCGGTCCCCGATACGCCCGCCCCAGGTGTCGCGGAGGTCACCGTCGGCACCCGCGCTGTTCACACAGAGGACGGTCACCGGGCCCACGCTGAACGCGCAGGGCAGCCCGTCCGGTGCGTAGCGCCGGCGGAACCCGGAGCGGCCGATGCCGTCGTGCTCGTCGAAGGCCTTCGGGAGGTCGTGATTGCCGGGGGTCGCAGCCCAGGGCGCCCCGAGGTCGGCGAGCAGCGGGTCGACGGCGTCGAACTCCGCGTGCCGTCCGTCGCACGTCAGGTCGCCGGGCAGGAGGACGGCGTCCGCGGCCGCCGCTGCATCATCGAGCGCGGTAGCGAACCGCCGGCGGCTCCGGTGGTGGAGCTTCCAGCTTCCGACCCCCGAGACGGCGAGATGCGGGTCCGCCACGACGGCGAGCCGGACCCGTGACGGCACCCTCGGACGGCGGAGATGGGCGAGCACGGGGCCCCGGCTCTCGACGGCTCGGTCATCGCTCCGGCTCTCCGGCGGCATCACGCGTCGAGCAGGTGGACCCGGTCCTCGTTCACGGAGAGCGAGACGTCGTCGCCCGGGGGGTCCGCAGTCGGATCGAAGCGGAGCGTCACCTCGGTCCCGTCCGGGAGCCTCGCTGCGGCTCGGACGTGGTCCCCGAGGTAGAACCGGTCCTCGACCGTCGCCGTGACCGGCCCCCCGAGTTCGAACGCCTCCGGGCGGGCTACGACGGTCACGTCCCCGTCGGGGGCGCTCGCCGGGGCATCGACCGTCGCGTGCCCCAGGTCCAGCTTCCCGTCCGAGACGGTCGCGGGCAGCCGATTGGAGGTGCCGATGAAGTCCGCGACGAAGGCGTTGGCCGGGGACTCGTACACCTCGTCGGGTGGTCCGACCTGCTCGATGCGGCCGTCGTTCATCACCGCGATGCGGTCGCACATCACCATCGCCTCGGCCTGGTCGTGGGTGACGTACAGCGCGGTCACGTCGATCTCGTCGAGCAGCGATCCGATCTCCTCCTGGAGCCGGGTCTTGAGCTTCGCGTCCAGCCCCGTCATCGGCTCGTCCAGCAGGAGGACGCGCGGCTCGATGGCCAGCGCCCGGGCGAGGCCGACGCGCTGTTGCTGGCCGCCGGACAGCGTCGTCGGGTCCCGGTCGCCCATGTCACCGATGCCCAGCAGGTCGAGCAGTTCGGCCGCGCGGTCGGCCCGCTCGTCGGCCGGCATCGACCGCATCCGGAGGCCGAACTCCACGTTCTCCCGGACGGTCATGTTGTCGAACAGCGCGTAGGACTGGAAGACCAGCCCCACGTCACGCTGTTCGGGCGGGGTGTCGGTCACCGTCTCCCCGCCGAACAGCACGTCGCCCTCGCTCGGGGTCTCGAACCCCGCGACCGTCCGGAGCGTCGTGGTCTTCCCGCAGCCGGAGGGGCCGACCAGGCCGACCGTCTCCCCCGGTTCGACCGTCAACGACACGTCGTCGACGGCGAGCGTCTCCCCGAACCGCTTCGTGACCGCCGTGAGTTCGACTCGTTCTGCCATCATCTGACACCTCCGACAGAGAAGCCGCGTTCGCCCGTCGCCCGCAGTAGCGCCGTCACGGCGACGACGATGCAGAAGTAGATGGAGATGGCCGCCGAGGCACGCAGGAACGGGTTGTTCGAGATGTTCTCGAAGAGGAACAGCGAGAACGGCTTCGGGCCGCGGGAGTAGACGATGTACGAGAAGTTGAACTCCGCGGCGGCGAGCGTCCAGCAGATGATCGACCCCGCGACGATGCCCCGCTTCGCGTTCGGGACGATGACCGTGAGGAAGGTCCGGGGCCAGGACGCGCCCAACGAGCGGGCGCTCTCCTCCAGTTGCCGGAGGTCCATCGACTCGAAGGATGACTGCACCGCCAGCACCATGTACGGCGCCTTCAGCAGCGAGTAGCCGATGATGAGAGCGACCGCACTCGGGAGGTTCGGGTACGTCCGCAGGAAGGCGATACCCAGGATGATGCCGGGCACGACCGGGAGCACCGCGAACGTGTTGAGCCAGCTGCGGCCGAAGAAGTCGTAGCGGGTGACCGCGTACGCGATGGGGACCCCCACGAGCAGGTTGATGAACACCCCACCCAGCGCCAGCAGCATACTGAACCCGATGGTCTCGGGGATGGGGATGGTCAGGCCGACGAACGGGAGCTCCGTGGCGCCGCCGAGGCCCCGCTGTGCGCCGAGCCCGCTTCCGCCGAGCCCGAGCGCGGCCAGCCAGTTCTCGAAGGTGACGAAGCCGCTGGGGAACAGGCCGGTCCACTCGGCCGCGAACGAGGCGAGGAACGTCACCAGCACCGGCACGATGAGGAAGGCGACCGTGACGGCGATGAGCAGGGTGACGAGCGGCCGACTCAGCCGCGAGACGAGCCGGGAGGCCGCCCCGGGATCGCGGGCAGGAACCTGCCCGCTCCGGACAGGCGCGGCCCCGCCGTCTGCACGTGTCTCACCCCTGCTGGTGGCGTTCTCGTCGCTCATGCCGCCACCTCCGCGCTGGTGAAGCGCAGCCCTGCGAACGTGAACAGCACGGTGAAGACGAAGAACAGCGTCGCGAGCGCCGAGGCCATCGGCAGGTCGAAGCCGACGCTGATCTCCTGGTTGAACCGGAACGTCACGACCGAGAGCGCCTTCAGGACGAGGACGGTCCCGAAGATGGCGAGAGCGGTCCGGAAGGTGAGGATGAGCGCACCCACGATACCGGGCCGGATCTGGGGCAGCGTCACGTACCGGAACGTCTGCCAGGGGGTCGCGCCCAGCGACCGGGCGGCCTCCTCGGCGTCGGTGTTGACTTCGGCGTAGGTCCCGCGCAGGATGAACGTCGCGCGCGGGATCATCGAGTAGCAGTAGCCCAGGAACAGGCCCAGGATGGCCAGCGTCGTCCCGGAGGGCTGGCCGGTCAGCTTCACAGCGTTGGCCTCCGCGCCGGTGAGGAAGGTGACGAAGTTCGTCAGCAGCCCCGTCTTCCCGAACAGGACGATCATCATGAACGCCGCGACGATGCCGGGCAGGCTGATGGGGAAGGAGATGAGCGTCACCAGCAGCCCCTCGCGCGGGAGGTCGTACTTCTCCAGGCCGTGGGCGATGGCGATGCCGACGGCCACGCTGGCGAGCGTGGTGACGGTGCCGAACCACAGCGAGTTCCAGATCACCGACCCGTAGACCGGGTTCGCGTCGATGGCGGTCCCGGGGAGGAACGCCGCGATGGAGGTGAAGATCTCCGCGTACGCGTCGAGGGTGAACCCCTCGATGGCGAAGCTGGAGGTGGAGGTGCTCATCCGGATCATCTCCGCGAGCGGGACGAACGCACCGAACGCCGCGAGTGCCAGGAACGGCACCGACAGCAGTCGGATGCGGAGCCGCTCGCGGTCGGCCTCCGTCTCGGCGCCGACTGCGTCGGCCAGTCGGGCCCGGAGCCGGGCGAACGGTGACCGTTCGAGCGTGGACATCAGTACCCCGTGAGCCCGACACCCTCGCCGATATCCTCGATGATACCCTCCTGGTTCTCGACGAGTTGCTGGTAGTCGACCTGGAACTGGGTCTCCTCGTATCGGGACTGGGCCGGGAACTCCTCGGGCATCTCCAGTTCGGGCGCCCGGATGGGACGGACGTAGGCGTCGAGGAACTTCTTCTGTCCCTCCAGCGAGAGGACGTAGTCCATGAACAGCTTGCAGGCCTCGGGGTTCGGCGCACCCTTCAGCATCCCGTAGCCGTACGGCTGGTTGAACGCCCCCTTCTCGCCGTTCGGGCCGGTGAGAAGCTTCACACCGACCTTGTCCTCGGAGATGGCGTCCGCGTTGTACTTCAGGTCCAGCCCCGTGTAGTCGTACTCGACGAACGTCGTCACCTCGCCCTTCGTGAACTTCTGCTCGACGTTGCCCGCGAAGACCGCGCCCTTGTCCTTCATCTCGGTGTAGTAGTCGATGACGGGCTGGACGTCGTCGAGCGACCCGCCGTAGGCGTTGTTGATCGAGAGGGCGCCCGCCAGCCCGACGGCGGCGTTGGGCGGCTGGAACTGGGTGTTGGCCGCGATCTCCTCGCGCTTCAGGTCCTCCCAGGTCTCGGGCGGCTCCAGGCCCTTCTCCTCGTAGAGGTCCTTCCGGTAGGTGACCGTCGTGGTCATCCGTCGGGTCGCGGTCATATGGCCGTTGTCCGTCTTGAGCTTGTCCGGCACCTTCTCCCAGCCCTTCGGCTTGTACGCCTGGGTGAGCCCGTCCTGCATCGCGAGGATGCCGAACGTGTAGCCGCCGTTGTAGGCGGAGTGGGTGGGGTCCTGGGCGTTCGACCGGAGGTTCGACAGGGCCTCCCCGGAGGAGCGCTGGTCGTCGTTCAGCGCCACGCCGTACTGGTTCTGGAACGCCTCCATCAGCGCACCCCAGTTCGACCACCCGGTCTGGACGGCGTAGACGAACAGCTTGTCCGGGAAGTTCGACGCGTTGACGGTCTTCTGGAAGTCGCCGTGGCCGACCTCGTACTGTTCCCCACTCCCGCTGCCGCCATCGCCGCCACCCCCGCCGTCACCGCCGTCACCGGTACACCCGGCGAGTGCGGTGGTGGCTGCAGTACCGGTACCGATCAGGAACCGTCGTCTGGAAGACATCGAGTGAACGCTGCTGTTTCTCGAACATCAACGTATATATGAGGGTTATGTGTATGTTTCGACGGATAATATCGGTACAGCAGGAAAACATCGTTCGGTACCGTTCGGCGTCATTCTGTACCAGTCGCGGCCGTTTGGCATCGATGGGGAGCGGTACATACGCCACCGGAGCGGGACACAGACGGTCGGGCCGTCGCGAGTCCGGTGGCCCGTGAAGCCCGGTCACCGCCGAGCGGGAAGGGAGGCACGAGTTCGGTCGGGTCGCCGTGGAGGACTCGACCAGGGAGCCGTGTACTCTCCCGGGATGTACCTCCCGGGGCTCACGACCCGGGCAGCAGGTCACCGAGCGCCGCGCCGATGACCATCGGGACGAGCGCGACCGACGCCTGACAGAACGAGAGCCACGGTCGCGACCAGTCGAGCCGGCCCCACGCGGTCATCGCGACGAGCGCGGTCAGGAGCGAGATGACGAGGATACCAGCCAGTCGCCGCGGGATGAATCCCAGCAGCGGTCGGTAGACGCGCACGTCCTGGAAGTCGGCGACGTAGAGGATGCCGATGGTGAGGGCCACGGACGCCCCGAGCGTCCCGACCAGCGCGAGGGGGTTGGCGGCGACGAACGTGCCGACCTCCAGCGTGCCCCCCTCGACGAACATCGGGATGCCGAACAGGAGCGCCCCCAGCAGCGCTTCGGCGGCGTCCGCGCGGTCGAACCCGTAGACCACGTTGCCGAACGGCCCCGCCTGCATCTCCCCGAGCACGAGCTTCGCACGCTCGACGGCCTCGCGCTCCTCGGGGTCGTCGACGGTGCCAGCCAGTGCCTCCAGTTCGTCGAGTACGTCGCTGGCGGTCGGCGGTGGGTCCCCGAGGGGCCGCGGCGGGAGCTCCTCGCCGGCCGTCGCCGCATCGGCGGACCCGCCGGTCGGTGGGTCAGCGTCGGGGTCCTCGGCCATCCTACGCCTCGTCGACGGGTCGGACGGCCTCGCCGTCCTCCCAGACGTAGAACCCGCGGCCCGACTTCTGGCCGAGGTGACCCGCTCGGACCTTCCGGCGGAGGATCTCGGGGGGCCGGAACCGCTCGCCCAGTTCCTCGCGGAGGTGTTCGAGGATGTCCAGCCGCACGTCCAGCCCGACCACGTCCGAGAGCTCCAGCGGCCCCATGGGGTGCCGGTAGCCCAGTTCCATCGCCGCGTCGATGTCGGCCGTCGCGGCGGCACCGGTCTCCAGCATCCGCATCGCCTCGGCGCCCAGCGTCACGCCGAGCCGCGAGGAGGCGAACCCAGGTGCGTCTCGGACGACGACGGCCTCCTTCTCCAGGGACTCGACGAACCGGACGGCGTGCTCGCGGGCGGTGTCGCTCGTCTGTTCGGCGGTCACCACCTCGACCAGCCCCATCACGTAGGCCGGGTTGAAGAAGTGGAGTCCGCAGAACCGCGACGGGTCGTCGAGCGAGGCGGCGAGTTCCGTCACCGGGAGCGAGGAGGTGTTCGACGTGATGAGCGCGTCCTCGCCGACGGCGGCCACGGCCTCGTCGAGGACGCTGGTCTTGAGGTCGAGGTCCTCGGGCACGGCCTCGATGACGATGCTCGCGTCGGCGCAGTCGTCCAGGTCCGTGGTCGTGCGCACCCGCTCGCGCGCGGCGGCGGCCGTGTCGGCGTCGAGCTTGTCCCGCTCGACGGCCCCCGAGATGGTCCCGTCGACGGCCTCGGCCGCCGCCACCAGTACGTCCTCGTCCACGTCCCGCATCGTCACGTCGTGGCCGACGACCGCCGCCGCATGGGCGATTCCACGACCCATCGTGCCCGCACCGAGGATGGCGACGTGCTCCGTGTTGCCTGTCATGCTCACCTCCGCGAGCGGCGCCCGGTTAAGCGTTCGGCGGGGCCCGTTGGCACTGCCCCCGGGCCCAGTGCCGCAAGATTCTTGTGCCGCGGTTTCGACTCCTTGAGCAAGTATAATTCATATAATCCATCGACAAGATTAATATCTCGCAGTTTCTTTCCCCATGTCCGGAGTTGACGCTCTGGAACCCACGATGAACGGGAACGAACACACGGACGGCGAGATCGGGAGCGGTCAGGCGCTACGAATCGAGGCCCCGGACCGG from Haloglomus litoreum includes the following:
- a CDS encoding metallophosphoesterase family protein, whose product is MPPESRSDDRAVESRGPVLAHLRRPRVPSRVRLAVVADPHLAVSGVGSWKLHHRSRRRFATALDDAAAAADAVLLPGDLTCDGRHAEFDAVDPLLADLGAPWAATPGNHDLPKAFDEHDGIGRSGFRRRYAPDGLPCAFSVGPVTVLCVNSAGADGDLRDTWGGRIGDRQREWLAARLPDIETPVLLAHHNLAPLPENPGGKWSGFPVRDGPAVRELLASHDVPLAVTGHHHVPAVARHGPTTELLAPATCSFPQAWLLLTVGPEGTTVRLVPAADGPGQAEAYRHAVTGKPLGRGIARMAAARLGRFPLLDER
- a CDS encoding ABC transporter ATP-binding protein, which codes for MAERVELTAVTKRFGETLAVDDVSLTVEPGETVGLVGPSGCGKTTTLRTVAGFETPSEGDVLFGGETVTDTPPEQRDVGLVFQSYALFDNMTVRENVEFGLRMRSMPADERADRAAELLDLLGIGDMGDRDPTTLSGGQQQRVGLARALAIEPRVLLLDEPMTGLDAKLKTRLQEEIGSLLDEIDVTALYVTHDQAEAMVMCDRIAVMNDGRIEQVGPPDEVYESPANAFVADFIGTSNRLPATVSDGKLDLGHATVDAPASAPDGDVTVVARPEAFELGGPVTATVEDRFYLGDHVRAAARLPDGTEVTLRFDPTADPPGDDVSLSVNEDRVHLLDA
- a CDS encoding ABC transporter permease; amino-acid sequence: MSDENATSRGETRADGGAAPVRSGQVPARDPGAASRLVSRLSRPLVTLLIAVTVAFLIVPVLVTFLASFAAEWTGLFPSGFVTFENWLAALGLGGSGLGAQRGLGGATELPFVGLTIPIPETIGFSMLLALGGVFINLLVGVPIAYAVTRYDFFGRSWLNTFAVLPVVPGIILGIAFLRTYPNLPSAVALIIGYSLLKAPYMVLAVQSSFESMDLRQLEESARSLGASWPRTFLTVIVPNAKRGIVAGSIICWTLAAAEFNFSYIVYSRGPKPFSLFLFENISNNPFLRASAAISIYFCIVVAVTALLRATGERGFSVGGVR
- a CDS encoding ABC transporter permease; its protein translation is MSTLERSPFARLRARLADAVGAETEADRERLRIRLLSVPFLALAAFGAFVPLAEMIRMSTSTSSFAIEGFTLDAYAEIFTSIAAFLPGTAIDANPVYGSVIWNSLWFGTVTTLASVAVGIAIAHGLEKYDLPREGLLVTLISFPISLPGIVAAFMMIVLFGKTGLLTNFVTFLTGAEANAVKLTGQPSGTTLAILGLFLGYCYSMIPRATFILRGTYAEVNTDAEEAARSLGATPWQTFRYVTLPQIRPGIVGALILTFRTALAIFGTVLVLKALSVVTFRFNQEISVGFDLPMASALATLFFVFTVLFTFAGLRFTSAEVAA
- a CDS encoding extracellular solute-binding protein, translating into MSSRRRFLIGTGTAATTALAGCTGDGGDGGGGGDGGSGSGEQYEVGHGDFQKTVNASNFPDKLFVYAVQTGWSNWGALMEAFQNQYGVALNDDQRSSGEALSNLRSNAQDPTHSAYNGGYTFGILAMQDGLTQAYKPKGWEKVPDKLKTDNGHMTATRRMTTTVTYRKDLYEEKGLEPPETWEDLKREEIAANTQFQPPNAAVGLAGALSINNAYGGSLDDVQPVIDYYTEMKDKGAVFAGNVEQKFTKGEVTTFVEYDYTGLDLKYNADAISEDKVGVKLLTGPNGEKGAFNQPYGYGMLKGAPNPEACKLFMDYVLSLEGQKKFLDAYVRPIRAPELEMPEEFPAQSRYEETQFQVDYQQLVENQEGIIEDIGEGVGLTGY
- a CDS encoding DUF2391 domain-containing protein, translating into MAEDPDADPPTGGSADAATAGEELPPRPLGDPPPTASDVLDELEALAGTVDDPEEREAVERAKLVLGEMQAGPFGNVVYGFDRADAAEALLGALLFGIPMFVEGGTLEVGTFVAANPLALVGTLGASVALTIGILYVADFQDVRVYRPLLGFIPRRLAGILVISLLTALVAMTAWGRLDWSRPWLSFCQASVALVPMVIGAALGDLLPGS
- a CDS encoding 3-hydroxyacyl-CoA dehydrogenase family protein → MTGNTEHVAILGAGTMGRGIAHAAAVVGHDVTMRDVDEDVLVAAAEAVDGTISGAVERDKLDADTAAAARERVRTTTDLDDCADASIVIEAVPEDLDLKTSVLDEAVAAVGEDALITSNTSSLPVTELAASLDDPSRFCGLHFFNPAYVMGLVEVVTAEQTSDTAREHAVRFVESLEKEAVVVRDAPGFASSRLGVTLGAEAMRMLETGAAATADIDAAMELGYRHPMGPLELSDVVGLDVRLDILEHLREELGERFRPPEILRRKVRAGHLGQKSGRGFYVWEDGEAVRPVDEA